One Hordeum vulgare subsp. vulgare chromosome 4H, MorexV3_pseudomolecules_assembly, whole genome shotgun sequence DNA window includes the following coding sequences:
- the LOC123450965 gene encoding uncharacterized protein sll0103-like, which produces MAKAVEIKAYRNEAAPLKAHEQTLMVKVTAPATGKKETAALDIVFVLDISGSMAGDRIAKMKKTMEFFVKEKMGAEDRLAIVPFSSDANDKSHAKLDRMNDDKKKKAVVAFINGLKAHGDTNIAAGLESAVKMLVEGRRPDRACVIFLLTDGAQNHGDARKVKDVSKVNVQTYGFGEKHDPTLLYELAHKSHGGAFHLVKDNSAENNLADGFGMVLGRFRDISVLNVRVTLRVTPKQKEPEKIHDVDPGSYPTEHDKEKGSFTVEFGDLARLEARRTMLLLHLPKVHKEEKGKTVLTVECLYRLAGAAKDTKVGPQEVKMDRSSKANTDETKPEVELELFRRKHAAAVDEATKLAEKKNFAGAREKLAERLSALDDLDNPKSEDLVGFLTTQMEHMFDHMGSQEEYDKKGKALALSILSSHARQRPTVQGHVHDDSLFYLKRDSKYVAQARQFHINPNTRF; this is translated from the exons ATGGCGAAAGCGGTGGAGATCAAGGCATACCGTAACGAGGCGGCTCCACTGAAGGCTCACGAGCAGACGTTGATGGTGAAGGTTACTGCACCGGCGACCGGGAAGAAGGAGACGGCGGCTCTGGACATCGTATTTGTCCTTGATATCAGTGGAAGCATGGCGGGAGATAGGATCGCCAAGATGAAGAAGACCATGGAGTTTTTCGTCAAAGAAAAGATGGGCGCTGAAGACCGACTTGCCATCGTCCCATTCTCTTCCGATGCTAATGATAAAAGCCATGCAAAGCTTGACCGCATGAATGACGACAAAAAGAAGAAGGCCGTGGTGGCCTTCATCAATGGCCTGAAAGCCCACGGCGACACCAATATCGCGGCCGGCCTCGAGTCCGCCGTTAAGATGCTGGTGGAGGGTCGTCGTCCGGACCGCGCATGCGTCATCTTTCTCTTGACGGACGGTGCGCAGAATCATGGTGACGCTAGGAAAGTGAAGGATGTCAGCAAAGTCAACGTCCAAACCTATGGTTTTGGTGAAAAGCACGATCCGACG ctcCTCTACGAGCTGGCACACAAGAGCCATGGAGGCGCATTCCACCTTGTTAAGGACAACAGCGCCGAAAACAATCTTGCGGACGGCTTTGGCATGGTGCTGGGACGCTTCCGCGACATCTCGGTCCTGAACGTGAGGGTGACGCTGAGGGTGACACCCAAGCAAAAAGAGCCGGAGAAAATACACGACGTGGATCCTGGTTCCTACCCAACGGAACACGACAAAGAAAAGGGCTCTTTCACCGTGGAATTCGGCGATCTTGCCCGCCTGGAGGCACGCAGGACCATGCTCCTCCTACACCTCCCCAAAGTCCACAAGGAAGAGAAAGGAAAGACTGTCCTTACAGTCGAATGTTTATATAG ACTGGCGGGAGCTGCAAAGGACACCAAGGTAGGCCCGCAAGAAGTGAAGATGGATCGATCCTCAAAGGCAAACACGGATGAAACCAAGCCTGAGGTGGAGCTGGAGCTATTCCGTCGCAAGCACGCAGCCGCCGTAGACGAAGCAACGAAACTGGCCGAGAAGAAGAATTTCGCAGGTGCCAGAGAAAAACTGGCCGAACGCCTGAGCGCCCTGGATGACCTCGACAACCCCAAATCCGAAGACCTTGTCGGCTTTCTAACCACGCAGATGGAGCACATGTTCGACCACATGGGGTCACAGGAAGAGTACGACAAGAAAGGCAAGGCCTTAGCACTGTCTATACTCTCGTCGCACGCTCGCCAGCGTCCAACTGTGCAGGGCCACGTCCACGACGACTCCCTCTTTTACTTGAAGCGTGACAGCAAGTACGTTGCACAAGCCAGGCAGTTCCATATCAATCCCAACACCCGCTTCTGA